AGTGGATCGTCGTCACCGGCTGGACGCCGCACTGGAAGTTTGTCCGTTTCGATTTGAAGTACCTCGACGACCCGAAGGGTGTCTACGGCGGCGAGGAGTATATTGCGAGCCTTGCCCGGCAGGGCTTCAGTGAGGATAACCCCGAGGCATACGCGATTCTAGAGCGCTTTGGCTGGGAGTCTTCGGATATGGAAGAGGTGATGCTTGCAATCGAAGACGGTGCGACCCCGGAGGACGCAGCACAGGCATGGGTGGACGCGAACCAGGACCGGGTTATCTATTGGATCAATAGGTAATTCCCACCGTTTTTTCTATTTTACTTCTCTTTGAACTGACTGATCCGGTGCCATTTACTACAGGATCAGGAACGCGGAACAATGTATGGTGATACGAAACAGGTGGCGTATGTTGGTGCGTTCCCGGGAGAAGAAAAGTGATGTTCATCCTCCCTTCTTGGAAGGAAAAGAATGCATTCAGCGCCGCTGATGTTTCCTGAATGCATACCAGACACCGCCGCAGACCCCCACAAGGAGCAGCAGACCAAGGATGGTGACAAATGAACTTTCCTTAACGACCATACGGAAATCATCGCTCGTCTCGGTCTGGTCGGATGTGACCTTCAGAGTAACCTTGTATTCGCTTGCGGCAATGTTCGAGGGCGGGATGACGGTGACCGAGATGGTCTTGCTCTCACCGGGCTCGAGACTTGCTAGAGTCTTGGGTGATATGGTCGCGGTCCAGCCGTCCGGTGCGGAGATCTCCGGTCTGATGTTCGTCAGTGAACCCGCACTTCCCGTGTTTTTCAGTATGACATCAAAGGTGACCTTGTCACCCTTCCCCAGTTCATACCGGTATTTATCCGGGTATGCCTTCAGGCGGTACTCACCGCGGAGGGTGATGTCGAGTCCCTCTTCATAGGTGTCGCCGTCAGGAGAGGTCACAACAGAGGTTATAGAATAGTCACCTATTTCAGTCCCGTATGCAGGAATTACTTCGAGATAGAGTGTTTTCTCCTCTCCTGCATAGAGGAATATCTCTGAGAGGCTCTCCCCAGAATTCTCCGATTCCTTGAATCGGGTAAACCAGTCCTCCGGCATCCCGGTTGCATCCAGGCTGAAGATGCTGTCCGCCCGCCCGATATTTTTCAGGTTCATCACAAAGACCGGATTTTTGTCGAGTGATGTGGTGATGGAGAGGGTCTTGTACGATACCTCCACTGCGGTGTTCATCTTTTCAAGCAGGATATTCCCGGCATCCGTCTCGAGGCCGGAATTCACTTCGACCGCCACCGGGAGGGCACTGTGATACCCGTCCTTCGTGATCAAAAGCGTATAGTCGCCGTGCGGGAGCTCGCTTCTGATTTTTCCGTCTGTGGACGTCTGGATGGTCATGACCGGTTCTGAGGATCTGTCATCCATGACGGCAACGGTTGCACCCTTAACCGCCTCGCCCAGTTCATTGACCGTCGAGAGTTTCAGGACCCCGCGCTCTCCCGCATGGGTCTTTGAGATGGTGATATAGAGCCAGCAGAATCCGTTTCCGATGTGCACCTTTACATGGTATTCGCCCACTGGCGTGTCAGAGGAGGTCTTGACGGTAAAGCCGATGTTCTGGGCGGAACCCGTGGGAATGGCGGCTCTTGTGATCTCGGTATCTCCGTTCAGGAAATGATACTCCCAGTCGGACGATTCCCCGAAGGTCTCCACCCAGAATTTTTTGGGGTTGTCGTTTCCGTTGTTGGTCAGCGTGAGTGCGAATTCATTACTCTCCCCCGCTTCCAGAACAATACCCGGAAAGGTGCAGTGTATCTGGACGTCGCGGCCGTCCGCACTCTCCTCTGCCGCAACAGGTATCGGGAGAGCCGCCGTGAAGAGGAGGAGAATGAGTATGAGATATGGTATCTGTTTCATCGTCGCCTCCTATCTGATATCCATCCGCATGAACCGCACATAGGCACATCCCAGAAAGAGTGCCGGGAAGGCAAGGAGTGCGATGATGTTCTGGATAATCTTTCCGAAAACATCGGTATCCTCAAGTTCATAGTCATCACTCGCCCTGAACGAAATGGATGACATCATTGCTGCATAATCCGGTATCAGCAGGTTGTATGAAACTGTTTGCAGGTTCTGTGTCGGAGAGATCAGGGTGACGATGTCGGTCACCGATTGGCGTTTCTTCCAGTATTCATCAAATTCCTGTTCGTATTCTTTCCATATCGGGTCGGGTTCTTCGATTGCCTTCTCTCCCGTTTCCGTTGCGGATGACACCGCTACGACGCTGAATGCTCCGTCAGAGATAAACGCGTCCTGGGGGTATTCCGGGGGGTCGCCAATGATCATATTCATCACCGACCCGTTGATGAGCATGGGCAGGCTCATGAGGGCGACAAAGACGATGAGGGTGTAAACAAGGGCCTTGCCACTATCGCTTGCGATGGTGGACATAAACAGCGAGAGCGCGAAGTACGAGAGGATCATCAGGAATACCGCTCCGCCGTAGACGAGGATCTTTGCAAGTTCATCACCGGCGGGGACGATTCCCGCGATGAGCAGGATGGCAAAGGTGGCGATGAACGTAATAGCGAGCGCGATGGCAAGTGCCATCAGGCCCCCGAGTGCCTTTCCGTTTATCACTTCATCGCGGTAAACAGGGTGCGAGAGCAGGATCTTCAGGGATTTCGTCTCTTTTTCCTTTGAGATCAGGTCAAATCCCATTGCAATCCCGAGGACGGCACCAAGCGTGACGATAAGTGAGCTGACACCGAGATAGATGGTCACGATGGAGGGTTTGCCCCATCCGAATCCGCCAGGGTATATCTCATCGTCTGCAACCGACTGACGGTCATTGTAGTCCTGGAGGTTTTGTGCATACTCTGCGACCCCGCTTGCCATGCCGATGATCGTGATGATCAGGAATATCCCGAATATCAGCAGGAATTTTTTGCTTTTGAAGTGATCGCGCAGTTCTTTTTGCGCGATCACCGGTAATCCGTGTGACTTCATGCCTGT
Above is a window of Methanogenium organophilum DNA encoding:
- a CDS encoding NEW3 domain-containing protein translates to MKQIPYLILILLLFTAALPIPVAAEESADGRDVQIHCTFPGIVLEAGESNEFALTLTNNGNDNPKKFWVETFGESSDWEYHFLNGDTEITRAAIPTGSAQNIGFTVKTSSDTPVGEYHVKVHIGNGFCWLYITISKTHAGERGVLKLSTVNELGEAVKGATVAVMDDRSSEPVMTIQTSTDGKIRSELPHGDYTLLITKDGYHSALPVAVEVNSGLETDAGNILLEKMNTAVEVSYKTLSITTSLDKNPVFVMNLKNIGRADSIFSLDATGMPEDWFTRFKESENSGESLSEIFLYAGEEKTLYLEVIPAYGTEIGDYSITSVVTSPDGDTYEEGLDITLRGEYRLKAYPDKYRYELGKGDKVTFDVILKNTGSAGSLTNIRPEISAPDGWTATISPKTLASLEPGESKTISVTVIPPSNIAASEYKVTLKVTSDQTETSDDFRMVVKESSFVTILGLLLLVGVCGGVWYAFRKHQRR
- a CDS encoding ABC transporter permease, with translation MKSHGLPVIAQKELRDHFKSKKFLLIFGIFLIITIIGMASGVAEYAQNLQDYNDRQSVADDEIYPGGFGWGKPSIVTIYLGVSSLIVTLGAVLGIAMGFDLISKEKETKSLKILLSHPVYRDEVINGKALGGLMALAIALAITFIATFAILLIAGIVPAGDELAKILVYGGAVFLMILSYFALSLFMSTIASDSGKALVYTLIVFVALMSLPMLINGSVMNMIIGDPPEYPQDAFISDGAFSVVAVSSATETGEKAIEEPDPIWKEYEQEFDEYWKKRQSVTDIVTLISPTQNLQTVSYNLLIPDYAAMMSSISFRASDDYELEDTDVFGKIIQNIIALLAFPALFLGCAYVRFMRMDIR